One window of Leucoraja erinacea ecotype New England chromosome 37, Leri_hhj_1, whole genome shotgun sequence genomic DNA carries:
- the LOC129713842 gene encoding branched-chain-amino-acid aminotransferase, cytosolic-like, whose translation MAAARVAAAGQLRVLLRQLTHPHRLSNGSRRSVCTAFKAADMQIELTKQPREKPDNNTLVFGKSFTDHMLTVEWDAEKGWSKPHIKPLQNLSIHPASSVLHYSIELFEGMKAFRGVDNKIRMFRPDLNMERMHRSAVRACLPEFDKGELAECIRKLIEVDREWVPYSDKASLYIRPTFIGTEPSLGVSRTNHALLFVIIGPVGPYFATGGFNPVSLLADPKFVRAWKGGVGDCKMGGNYGPTIYVQNEALKQGCQQVLWLYGDEHAVTEVGTMNIFVYWKNEQGEVELLTPPLDGTILPGVTRQSLLDLARQWGEFKISERGMTMPELVKGLQENRVKEIFGAGTACVVCPVDRILYMNQNYHIPTMENGPELAKRFLKELTDIQYGRTSSEWAKLVI comes from the exons GTTTTACTGAGGCAGTTGACACATCCTCATCGTTTATCCAATGGATCCCGGAGATCAGTTTGCACGGCATTTAAG GCTGCTGATATGCAGATTGAACTCACTAAACAACCCAGAGAGAAGCCCGACAACAACACCCTGGTGTTCGGCAAGTCGTTTACAGACCATATGTTGACAGTGGAATGGGACGCAGAGAAGGGTTGGAGCAAACCCCATATTAAACCTCTGCAGAACCTCTCCATTCATCCTGCATCTTCAGTTCTGCACTACTCTATAGAG CTGTTTGAAGGAATGAAGGCTTTCCGTGGTGTGGACAACAAGATTCGCATGTTCCGACCGGACTTGAACATGGAGCGGATGCACCGGTCAGCGGTCAGAGCCTGTCTGCCG GAATTTGACAAAGGAGAGTTGGCGGAGTGTATTCGAAAACTGATTGAAGTTGACAGAGAATGGGTCCCGTATTCTGATAAAGCAAGCCTCTACATCCGACCCACCTTCATTGGCACTGAG CCTTCCCTCGGAGTGTCCCGAACTAACCACGCCCTACTCTTTGTTATCATTGGGCCCGTTGGACCCTATTTTGCAACAGGAGGTTTCAACCCCGTCTCGCTGCTTGCTGATCCAAAGTTTGTGCGTGCTTGGAAAGGAGGCGTGGGTGACTGCAAAATGGGAGG AAATTACGGCCCCACGATCTATGTTCAGAATGAAGCTCTGAAGCAAGGCTGCCAGCAGGTGCTGTGGCTCTATGGAGACGAGCACGCGGTCACAGAAGTGGGGACCATGAACATCTTCGTCTATTGGAAGAACGAGCAAGGCG AGGTTGAATTGCTCACTCCTCCACTGGACGGTACAATCCTTCCAGGCGTCACGAGGCAGAGCTTGCTGGACCTGGCACGGCAGTGG GGAGAGTTTAAAATTTCAGAGCGAGGGATGACAATGCCTGAACTAGTCAAAGGACTGCAAGAGAATCGAGTGAAGGAAATCTTTGGCGCAGGCACAGCGTGTGTTGTGTGTCCAGTCGATCGAATCCTTTACATGAACCAG AACTATCACATTCCCACCATGGAGAATGGCCCCGAGCTAGCTAAAAGGTTCTTGAAAGAATTGACAGACATTCAG TACGGTCGGACGTCCAGCGAGTGGGCAAAGCTGGTCATCTGA